The Stieleria maiorica genome includes the window CGACTGGAGGTCGGAAGAAGAGATCGTTGCGTCGCTGGCGGCCATCGATTTCCATGGCTCGCGGTGCCCGCATCAACTGGACCCGGACGGACAGGCCACACCCGGCACATCCCCGCGGCGGCTGTTCCTGTTCGATTTGACCAAGCACAAAGACGTCGAAGCGATCATCGCCGAACTCGATCGTTTGCGGGCGTCATTGAGTGTCCGAACGGTCTCGCTGGGTTCGCCGGGCGGTGGCAACCCGATAACGGCCAAGCGGACCACGGCCGATCGCCCCGATCAAGCCGCCGCGGTCAAACCATCGCCACCGGTGGCGTCCCCGCCTCAACCAGCCGAGCCCGCATCAACCGCCGCGCCGCGATCGGATCAGCATCTGGATAGCCTGATCGACCAACTGGATCAGTTGGATGTGTGAACGACCCGCGTTTCAGGCTGGGATTGCCCAACAGTTTACCTGGGGTTACGCCCGGATGCGCTGAGGCGATCCGGTCCCATCCCAGGCCAAGTTGTGGATCACCGTTGGCGAACCCGTCCGGGAGTGACGGTCACGCTGTGCGTGACGGTTGGCATGCATCGCATCGCCCCTGCGCATCGCCCCTGCGCATCGCCCCTGCGCAGGGGCAATGACATCCATAGCGATGCCCTGCCGGATCAAAACTGGAAACTATGCGCGTCTTCTTCGGGGGCCGCTTGATAGCCCAGCGGTTCCATGCTGCTGCCGGCCCGGCCTTGGCTGAGACTGCGGACGGCACTGGAGTAACCGAACAGTTCTTTTAGCGGCGCGTGGGCGGTGATCACGGTCATCGCCCCGCGGGTCTCGGTGGCGGAGATCAACGCGCGTCGCTGTTGCAGGTCGCCGACCAGTTCACCCATGTAATCCTCCGGCGTGGTGACTTCGACCTTCATGATCGGCTCCAGCAACACCGGTCCGGCTTTTTCGAGCGCTTTGTCAAAGGCGTCGCCGGCGGCAATTCGAAACGCTACTTCTTCGGCCCCTTCTTCGCTGACCTCGGCGTCATAGGCTTCCAGCTTGATTCCCGAAAGCGGGAATCCGGCCAGCACACCGCCGCCTTCGGCGCGGTCGCGCAGTTCCTGGATCGCGGCGTGTCGCGGTTCGCCTTGCAGCAGCGAGTCGGCCGGCAGTCGGTCAAAGACGATCGGCGGTGCCGAGCTGTCCTCCAGCGGTGAAACCCGGACGCTCAAGCGGGCGAACATTTGCGTCGCGCCCATTTGCCGGTTGCAGACTCCGACCACGTCGGCCGTCCCGCCGATGGTTTCGCGATAGTTCACCCGCGGCTTGTAAAACTTGACGTTCAAGCCGAAATCGCGGGTCAGCCGGTGCTGGATCACTTCCAAGTGCAATTCGCCCATGCCGCTGATGATCGTTTGCCCCAGTTCTTCGTTGTCGACGGCACGGAACGTCGGGTCTTGGCGACGCAGCATCTCCAACGTCTCGTCCAGCTTCTTGCGATCCCCCGTGTTCTCCGGTTCGATCGCCATCGACAACACGGTGTCGGCAAAGGTGATGCTGGGCAATTCGATTTGGTTCTGGGAATCGCAAAGGGTGTCGCCGGTGATGGCGAATCGCGGGCCGATCACGCAGCAGATGTCGCCGGCGGCCAGCGATTCGGTTTGCCCGTCACGCTCTTTCTTGGACGCATGGATCTGCCACAACTGGGCGACGTTTTCTTTCTTGTCGCGGTTGGGACAATAAACACGAGAGTTTTGCTTCAGTTGTCCGCTGTAAATGCGGATCCAATAGTTGTCGCCGGTCTTGGCCGGCAGGATCTTGAACACCAGCGCGCTGAAGGGCTCGCTCGGATCCGGTTTACGCGTCAGTTGCTGGTCGGGTTTCTTGGGGTTGAAGCCTTCGACCGGCGGGCGGTCCAGCGGGCTGGGCAAGTAGTGTCCGACGGCCGTCATCAGCGGCTGGACACCGATCCCGTGCAGTGCCGACCCGCACAGCACCGGCTGGATCGTCTGTTCGATGCATCCCTTTCGCAGTGCTTTGCGAATCACATCGACCGGGACCTCCTGGTCCTCCATCACCAACGCCATCGCGTCGTCGTCGATTTCGCACACCGTTTCGACCAGTTGCTCGCGCCACAGCAGGGCGTCGTCCATCAATTCGTCAGGGACGTCGGTCTCGGTGACCTGCTTGCCTTCGGTCTCGGGGTCGAACTGCAAGAAACGCATCTCGACCAGATCGATCACGCCGCGGAACGGATTTTTGACGTGCGTGGGTCCCTGGCCGACTGGCAATTCGACCGCGACCGGGCGGCCTCCCAGCCGGGGACCGATGTCATTGAAGACCGAATCGAAATCGGCGCCTTCGCGGTCCATCTTGTTGATGAACACGATCCGCGGCACGTTGTAGCGATCCGCTTGTCGCCAAACCGTTTCACTCTGTGCCTCGACGCCTTCACGCGCCGAAAAAACGACGACGGCACCGTCCAGAACTCGCAGGCAACGCTCGACTTCGGCCGTAAAGTCGACGTGGCCGGGGGTGTCCAGCAAGTTGATGTGGTACTTGTCCCAGGTGTACTTCACGCAGGCGCTAAAGATCGTGATCCCGCGCTCCTGTTCTTCGGGATCATCGTCGGTGTCGGTCGTGCCGTGGTCGACCCGTCCGACGCGGTGTTTGGCACCGCTCAGGTACAGCATGCGTTCGGTGACTGTCGTCTTACCGGCATCGATGTGAGCGATGATTCCAATGTTGCGCAGTAACGTGATGTCGGCAGACATGATTGATCAGTGGGTGGAGAAAGAGCAGGGGGCGAGCGCTAGGAACAAAAAACCGCGATCACGGCGTGGCTGCCGTGTCGCGGTTTGGGAGGAGCTTCGGTTGGCTTTGTTCATTGGGGGTGATCGGAAAACCGATCACCACGCGAAGTGTGCAAACGCCTTGTTGGCGTCGGCCATTCGGTGCGTGTTTTCACGTTTGGTGTACGCGACGCCTTCCTTCTTGTAGCCGGCCATGATTTCATCGGCCAGTTTCAGGTGCATCGGGCGTCCCTTCTTGTCGCGGACGGCTTCGAGCAACCAGCGGATCGCCAAGCTTTGTTGACGGGCGCGGTTGACTTGCATCGGGACCTGGTAGCTGGCACCACCGACTCGCTTGCTGCGAACTTCGATGTAGGGCTTGATGTTTTCCACGGCCGTTTCGAAGACTTCGATCGGCTCATCGCCTTCGGCCTCGCCACGCCGCGCGATTTCAGCCAACGCGTCGTAAAAGACTTTCTGGGCGACGGTCTTCTTTCCGTCCAGCATCAGGCAATTGATGAACTTTCCGGCCAGCAACGAATTGTGGCGCGGGTCGCCCTTGAGCTGCTTCTTACTTGCGGTGATCCGTCCCATTTCAAACTTTCAAATGTCGAGTGATGTTCGTTCTGATTTATTGACGATGTTTCAAGCGGCTTTCCCGCCGGTACTATTTCTTGGCACCGTAGCGGCTGCGAGATCGCTTGCGGCCTTCGACGCCCAACGCGTCACGGCTACCGCGGACGACCTGGTAGCGGACACCCGGCAAGTCACGGATCCGGCCACCGCGGACGAGCACGATGGAGTGTTCTTGCAGGTTGTGGCCTTCGCCAGGAATGTAGACGGTGACTTCTTTGCCGTTGCTCAACTTGACCCGCGAGATCTTTCGAAGCGCCGAGTTCGGCTTCTTGGGGGTCATCGTCCGCACCTGAAGACAAACGCCCTGCTTCTGAGGGCATTTCTCCAGAACGGGAGACTTACTTTGGCGTTTTTTCAGTTTGCGTCGCTTGCGGACG containing:
- the fusA gene encoding elongation factor G, coding for MSADITLLRNIGIIAHIDAGKTTVTERMLYLSGAKHRVGRVDHGTTDTDDDPEEQERGITIFSACVKYTWDKYHINLLDTPGHVDFTAEVERCLRVLDGAVVVFSAREGVEAQSETVWRQADRYNVPRIVFINKMDREGADFDSVFNDIGPRLGGRPVAVELPVGQGPTHVKNPFRGVIDLVEMRFLQFDPETEGKQVTETDVPDELMDDALLWREQLVETVCEIDDDAMALVMEDQEVPVDVIRKALRKGCIEQTIQPVLCGSALHGIGVQPLMTAVGHYLPSPLDRPPVEGFNPKKPDQQLTRKPDPSEPFSALVFKILPAKTGDNYWIRIYSGQLKQNSRVYCPNRDKKENVAQLWQIHASKKERDGQTESLAAGDICCVIGPRFAITGDTLCDSQNQIELPSITFADTVLSMAIEPENTGDRKKLDETLEMLRRQDPTFRAVDNEELGQTIISGMGELHLEVIQHRLTRDFGLNVKFYKPRVNYRETIGGTADVVGVCNRQMGATQMFARLSVRVSPLEDSSAPPIVFDRLPADSLLQGEPRHAAIQELRDRAEGGGVLAGFPLSGIKLEAYDAEVSEEGAEEVAFRIAAGDAFDKALEKAGPVLLEPIMKVEVTTPEDYMGELVGDLQQRRALISATETRGAMTVITAHAPLKELFGYSSAVRSLSQGRAGSSMEPLGYQAAPEEDAHSFQF
- the rpsG gene encoding 30S ribosomal protein S7, which gives rise to MGRITASKKQLKGDPRHNSLLAGKFINCLMLDGKKTVAQKVFYDALAEIARRGEAEGDEPIEVFETAVENIKPYIEVRSKRVGGASYQVPMQVNRARQQSLAIRWLLEAVRDKKGRPMHLKLADEIMAGYKKEGVAYTKRENTHRMADANKAFAHFAW
- the rpsL gene encoding 30S ribosomal protein S12, giving the protein MPTINQLVRKRRKLKKRQSKSPVLEKCPQKQGVCLQVRTMTPKKPNSALRKISRVKLSNGKEVTVYIPGEGHNLQEHSIVLVRGGRIRDLPGVRYQVVRGSRDALGVEGRKRSRSRYGAKK